The sequence CGGGAGCATTTAGTTACGGTCACAGGGCTGCGGCTAGGAGAGTTGGTGCTTGAGGAAGCGGTTCAAGGGGAAACGCCAAATCTTGCGTGGCTCGATATCCGCGATGCCGCTGGTGCATTCCGTTGTGTCTTGAATCGTGACAGTAGCAACAGCGCATGGTGGGCGCAACGGTGGGCGGTGTATCATATCTGTGCGGATATTCCCAATCCTAAATTTCTAATTGATCAGGCACGGGGGACTGGGTATCAACCCGCTCACGATTTTCAAAGCCTCTACCTGAAGCCTTCCGATTCATCTGGATAGAACGAATGAAGACGCTCATCTACGCAATCATATTACATCTTACGGTTCACGCATAGGAGAATTCAGCCATGAAAAAAGTGCTCGTGCTGGGCGCATCTGGCAATATTGCACCTTACGTCACGCCAGACTTGGAAAAGGACTACGATTTGTATCTCTCGGATATTGTGCCGCATCCAGATGGAAAACCGATTATCAACGTTGATATAACTTCATATCCAGATGTATTGGACGTATGCCGTGGGATGGACGCCATCATGAACTTCGCTGTCCTCCGCGATGATCCGGTGGTCAGTTTTGAGGTAAGTACAAAGGGGGCATATCACGTGATGAAAGCCGCCGCCGAACTTGAGATTAAGAAGGTGGTTCACACCGGTCCCCAATCGATCCGCCACGCATACGATCACGAATTTGACCTTGACGATGTGCCACGGGCACCGGGCGTCGGCTATTACGGGATTACCAAGTACCTCAGCATGGAGATATGCGAGATTTTCTCGCGGACATACGACATCCAAACCGTCTGTTTCCTCTTTAACGGTCTCGGCGCGAAGCCAACGGAACATGTCACTCAAGGCGATTTTCCGCCCTTCACAGTGGTGTGGGAAGACCTGCAACACGCCTGTCGCTTGGCGTTAGAGATTGAATCTGTTCCCGGCAACTTCCAGTCCTTCAATCTACTGAGCTATTTCGCACAGGGGAAATACCAAGTCGAGAAGGCAAAACGGATACTCGGATTCACGCCGATGGGTGGGCTTGAGGATTACTTTCGACGGACGACGGATTGAAAACCTAACGTGTTTACGGCTGATTGGCATTGTTCACGGCGTACACCAACCAGACGATCCCGGTCTTCTTATACACCGTGTGTTCCTTCAACGTCAGTGCGATTTGCGCGGTCGGTTCGGCAATGAGTGGAATACCTCCGCCGAGCACGATTGGGATGATAGCGACCTCCACCGTGTCGACGAACCCCTCTTCGGCTAGGCTGCGAAATAGGGCCCCGCCACCGAACAGCCAGATGTCCTTTCCCTCCTCCTCACGGAGCGACTGCACCACCTGTCTCCAGTTCTCGCCGACGATCGTGACATCGTCGTAGTCGCTCTGCCGTAACGTTCGCGAGAATACGAACGTTCGTCCGCCGGATATCGCTGTCTGCCCGTGACCGCGTGTAACTTCGAATGTCTGCCGGCCAAGCAGATAAGTGTCGAACTGCTCGGATATCCCAGCGAAGTCGATATCGGGGTCCATGATGATCCAGTCAAACTCCCCGCTGGGTCCAGCGATGTAGCCGTCCAAGCTTATGGCGACACTATAACGAATTCGTCTCATATCTCAACCCCTATCAAAGATAATCTCCTGATCATCTCTGAAGGTCAACGCTGCTGGAGAGAATGTGTTCCGTCATTGCTTGCTGTGCCTGATTTGCTTCTCCCTTTCGGAGGGCATCAAGAATCTTCTGATGTTCCAGTAGGGATAATTCCGCCCGCGTCTCCGTTTGAGTCGTTGACGGCTCAACGAGACTTCCTTTAATCCACTCTTGTAAATAACCCCGTATCATGCTTAGAAGACTATAGAGTATCGAATTTTGCGTTGCGCGTGCAATGGTTAGGTGAAACTGTAAATCAAATTCCAAGTATTTCTCAGGCTGCCCGATCGACGCCTCCATCCCCCGCAAGGTCTCCTCGATTGCCTCAATATTCTCCGCTGTGACTCGCTGCGCAGCCAGAAACACTGTTTGGGATTCTAGCATGAGCCGGGTTTCGATAAGGTCTTGAACCCTTTTACGGTCAAGCAGCAACCCCCACTGTAGCGTTTTCTCCAGATATCGCTTGTTACTGTTAGAAACAAAGGTGCCATCTCCAACCCGTCCATCTATAATCCCCATGACGGCGAGCGAACGCAACGCCTCTCTCAAGGAACTCCGCCCCACCCCCAACCGCTTACACAGCTCTCTCTCAGAAGGCAACCGGTCTCCGGGTTTTAGCACGTCCCGGGAAATAAGGTCAACCATCTGCTCTACAATCCCATCACTCACGGAGGTGCGAGTGTCGTGCTTCATCTCTTTCATCGCCAATTTTTCTTGTTCTTGCATTTTCATAACATACGACAATAAAAATTTTTGCTTTACAATTTCTCAATTTTGGGTTAAACTTATGCCGTAAAGGTCAGACCATTATTATTATGCGAATAAATTTCTCCGTTGTCAAGCAAAATTAAGAGCTAAAAGCTAAGGTGCAAAGCGCGTGAAATGTGAAAACAATTACAGGACTTACACATTTCAGAGTTTTGACCTGCCAAATCCCTAACATTTGGCGAGGTTATGGTGCCGTTTCAGTGAAAAACGGTTCATAAACAGTGCGTATTTGGCAGGTCAAAAAGCCGTATAGACGCACCTTCTGTTGCGTGGTAAAAAGCTACAAACGCCCTGAAGCTGGGCCCCATCGAGGCTCAGAGAGACATCCGCCAATGATGCACCCCCGATATGAGGTTGAATTTTTTTTTACACCTGCTAGTGCCCTGCCAAATCGCCGAATCGTGTCGGTAGGACATTTTGCGACTTTGCGTCTTTGCGTTTATTTAACATAACCTAAGTTGCTAGTTATTAAAAATCCATTAGAACCTGTAGGTCGAGATTCACATCTCGACACAAAACCGTCGATTATTCGTACGGGGATTAGGGGCTGTTGGTTTGAATATGCCGACAACTAGCAACTTGCGTTAACATAACCAAAATGATAACGAGGAGACAATCATGGGTCAAATAGTCGATATTGGAAAACGCATTGAATTGGTCCCGATGGACCCTCATTTCCACGATGTAACAATCGCCCTATACCAACAGGGACAGGATGAGAGCCCCCTGTTTTTAGTGCATACCTACAGCCAGATGGAAGGAGTTCAGGGGCGTATTCAGTTTGCGATCGAGACGATGACGCACTTAGGAAACTTGGTTGAGGATACCAACAGGCTGCTCCGATTTCCCTGTGAGGCAGCACACCAACTGGCTTGCAGGCGAACTTTTCTGGAGTCGTGCAAGCTCTCCCCGAACGATTCGGCGGAACCACGTCCTTTGCAGATTCTCGACAAAAAATCGGGGCTAACCATCACGGTCGATAGTCTTGGACAAGGGATTTACCAAGTGCAGGCTGATGGCGAGGGCAAACGCGCCGACAGACGCATCTCCGCGATTGCTGGCGGTTTAATGAAATTGGGAGAGATGGAAGAGGTGGATGGAACGCTCGATAAGGTCGCGTTTCCGTGTGGCCATTCCCACGACGCGCTGCTCGGTTTGCTGCTGGTTCGCGCCCCGAATGTCCGCGCCATCGTACGGGAGCAAGAGATGGCAGCCTCACGCGGTGTCCTCGCAGCACCTAGCCAACAGAATTAGGAGGAAAATATGGGAACCCAAAAACAAACAGTTGGACCAATGAGCGGTAAAGAACGGGTTTTGGCAGCGTTGAATAGAGAACCTGTGGATCGAACCCCAATCTGTAATCCAACGTCTGTCGCCACAGTAGAACTTATGGACTTGGTGGACGCACCTTTCCCGGAAGCGAACCGGCAGCCTGAATTGATGGCACGTTTAGCCGCTACCGGGTATACCGAGCTAGGTTTCGATACGATTATGCCGGTCTTCACGATTATCCAAGAATCCTCTGCGCTTGGGTGCAAGATTCAGTGGGAGCAGAAGGATAATTGGCCCACGGTTAGAATGCGCGAACCGATCTGGGAGGATGTCGATGAAATCAAGATCCCGTCAGATTATCTAACCCATCAGGATACCAAGTGCGTACTCGATGCAATTAAGATCCTCAAGAAGGAATACGGCGATGATGTCGCTGTTATTGGAAAGACGATGGGACCTTGGTCTCTCGGCTATCACTGTTTCGGCGTGGAGCCGTTCTTGCTGCTATCTCTAGACGATCCAGGCAAAACAAAGCTCGCTCTGGACAGGATGAAGCAAGCCACGATAGAGTTTGGAGTTGCACAGATTGAAGCGGGAGCAGATGCACTGACCCTACCCGACCACGCAACAGGAGATCTGGTCAGCGGTGAATACTATGAGCGTTACCTCCGCGACCTGCACACTGAGTTTGTCGATCAGATTCCCATACCGCTGATTCTCCATATTTGTGGGCGGACAGTGGACAGAATGGACTATATCGCCCAGACAGGAATGGCAGCTTTCCACTACGATTCGAAGTCGTTAAGGAGCGCATCTCTCTGGTGGGAAACATTAATAACCCGGAGACGCTCTTCTCAAAGGGTCCAGAGGAGGTTCGAGGGGAAGTCTACAAGAATCTGGAATCCGGCGTGCAACTTGTCGGTCCAGAGTGTGCGATTCCGTTACAGACCGCTATTGAAAATCTCAAAGAAATTCCCAAAGCGGTGCAGGATTGGCACAAGGAACATGTGAATTAGTGGAGAAAACTATGGCAGAAATTACTGACATTCAGAATGAAATTATCGTAGACGAGATTGAGGAGTTTATTGAGCGCCCCGATGAGCGGGAGCGCACTATTAACACATTTGCCCAAACAACCCCTGAGATGCAGGACATCGCCGCAGCGCTCATCGACGGAGACAACGATGGTGTGGATGAGATGACCAAAGCCGCTCTGGAGGCAGGCACTGAAGCACTGGAAATCATGGATGACGGACTGATCGCAGGGATGGGGATTGTCGGGATAAAGTTTCGAGAGAACTTTATCTTCACGGGCAATGAAAGCGGGGATGGCGTATATTGAACCCATTCTATCCGCTTCGGGCATCGACCCCGTCGGGACAGTGATTATGGGGACGGTGAAAGGCGATCTTCACGACATCGGCAAGAACCTTTGCATCATGATGTTGCGGGGCGCAGGATTTGTTGTGCATGACTTGGGCGTGGACACTTCGGACGAAGAGTTCATTGAAGCAGTTGAGGAGCATGAGGCACCGGTGCTCGGAATGTCGGCGTTGCTGACCACAACGATGCCGAACATGGGCAAGACAATCGAAGCCTTTATTGATGAAGACCTCCGGGAAGAGGTTAAGATTATGGTGGGCGGTGCCCCCGTGACCCAAGAGTTCGCCGATGATATGGGAGCGGACGGGTACGGCAAGGACGCCCTTGAATGTGTAGCACTGGCAAAGAAATTTCTTGAAGAAGAGGACGAGGATTGGGACGAGGAGTAGGATTCATCGGTTCATTGTCATATTGATGAACCAATGAACTATAGTGAATTCTAAAAATAAATAGACACTTTCGCCCCTCGGTGTCGATCCCGATTTATCGGGGCCGGTAGGTGCGGTTGAAAACCGCACCGGTTTGGAGTGCCTTAATTCTAAGATCTACTATAATAAACCAATGAGCAAAGAAGAATATCAGAAGCGCTTAGACAAAATAACAGAACTGTTCTCAAGCATGGTGAACCATGCCGACGTGCAATCTATGCATCGATGCCCGTACAAAAACCGCTTCGATCAGTGTACCGCTAAATTTGGGTGTCGAAACCAGCGGAAACCGTCTAGCGAGGGTTTGGTTGGTAAGCAGGGTAACGTCCGCGGCACTCCAAAAGAGGAGTTGCTCTTGTGTGGTGGGGACGATAAAATTGACTATCGGACTGCTTGGGAAACCGAAGCTGCCGAAGGGGCTTTCCTCGACAGCGAAATAAGCTACGGGGTAGGAACAGTAACGCATGGCGGCAAAAAGCATCCGCTCGCAGCCGGAAAGACTATTTTTGATTACGCCGATGAACTCGCAGTTCAGGTGCCGACCTCCTGCTTCCGCACCGGACAGTGTCATGAATGTATTGTAGAGATTAAAGAGGGGATGGGAGCGTTGCGTCCACGGAACGAAGCCGAGTCATTTTTGCGGGAAAATTATCGGCTCGCCTGCCAAGCGGTGGTTAAGGATGCCGATGTCGATATCGAGTTCCTGCCGGTACGGCGTACCCCCAAGATCCTTACCCGCACCCACGAAAAACCCCTTCAAATTGACCCACTAGTGACGCGCCGCGAAGATGTTGTTTACTATAATGATGAGGCTGTTGACAAATATCGCGGTCACATCTACGGCTTGGCGATTGACCTCGGCACCACAACAGTGGTCATCGATCTGGTCGATCTGGAAACCGGTGAGAGCGTCCACGTCAGTTCCTTTGAGAACCCACAACGGTTCGGCGGCAGCGACATAATGCACCGCATCTCGTATGATGGCGAGTTTAGCGGGGAGTTACGCTGGGCGGCCATCAACGCGCTCAACCACGAAATTCAGGAGATGGCGAAACAACTAGGATTCGTCCGCCAAGAAATCTACGAAATTGTCGTGGTGGGTAACTCAACGATGCGGGACATCTTCTTTAAGTTAGATGTACAGAGTATCGGCCAAAAACCTTACCAGTCGATAATCGAACATCAATATCACGCCGGTGAGCGCGAAACCACGTCGCTCATTGAGAAGACGCGGCGGCTCGGAATCCGAGCCAACCCTAAGGCACAGGTGTATGGACTGCCATTGATCGGCAGCCATGTTGGTGCCGATGTCGCTGCGGATCTGGTCGCACTCGACATGGCATCCCAAAAAGAGGTGGTCATGCTAGTGGATGTCGGCACAAACACCGAAGTGGTGGTCGGACACCCAGAGCGGCTGATTGCAGCATCCTGTCCAGCAGGTCCCGCTTTTGAGGGCGGCGGCATTAAGTACGGGATGCCGGGCTATGACGAAGCGATCGAGTCAGTCCGTTGGATAGATGGTCAGGTCGAATATAGCACGATCGGCGGCGTTGAACCGCAAGGGATTTGCGGCTCCGGTCTAATCGATCTACTGGCGGAACTCCGTCGCCATGACCAGATGACCGAAATGGGAGTATTTGGAAATAGAAAAACACGCGAGATACCGATTATCCCGGAACACGGCATCACCTTCTCCCGTGAGGACGCTAGCAATCTGGCTCAGGCGAAGGCTGCCAACTACTGCGGTCAGTTCATCGTTATGAGAAAGTTCGGGATCAATCCGGCGGACGTGAGTCGCCTGTATCTGGCGGGTGGTTTCGCCAATTATGTAGATGTTCGCAATGCGATTGAGATCGGCTTTTTGGCACCGGTGGACGAAGATCGCATCGTCAAGATCGGTAACGCTGCGGTACAAGGAGCGAAGGAGGTCCTCCTCTCGCGCAAGAAACGTGAGGCTATCGAGCGTCTGGTCAAAGGGATTGAGCATGTCGAATTGGAGACAACCTCTGACTTCTTTGAGGTATTTGTCGAAGGGTGTCAGTTTAAGCCGATGCCGACGGAGTTTGTGTGATGAATGGACAGATGTGGGATTCGCACGATTATGGTGAATTCTAAAAACAGATAGACACTTTCGCCCCCCGGTAGGTGCGGTTTCCCACCGCACCGGTTTGGAGTGTCTCATTAATTCTAAGATCCACTATAAAAGCGACAGTCAGAACGCAGGATATTCAGATGGCACACAGCGATTTCAAAAGTGTAGAGCAGGTTATTCAAACATATCCCCTACAAATTCGTTCAGAACGATTTATACCTGATCTGCAGCTTGAACCTCCTAGCTGGTTCATTGAGAATCTAGATTTCTTGTTGGACAGACAGGCGATTCAAGAGAGCGAGACATTTTTAAGGGAAAGTTTCATTTTTCCTTTTTTGCAGCAGGCGTGGAAACGCCATGGAACCCTGAAATTATGGTCGCAGCGTGCTTTGAATGTCGACAACGAGTTGTATGGGGAACCGGATTACTTTGTGTCAGCGTGGGTTGATGGCGTGACTGATAAGCTAGTGGATCGTCCACTTCTGGCAGTGGTAGAAGCAAAAAAGCAGGATTTTGAAGGAGGTTGGACGCAATGCTTGGCGGAACTGATAGCGTGCCAAAAGCTGAATCAGGATGAACAGGTTACTGTGTATGGAATTGTGTCAACAGGAATCATCTGGGAGTTTGGTAAGTTAGAAACAAATATTTTCGCGAAGCATCCACTTGCATACTCAATAACCGATCCTGCCAAAGTATTCGGAATCCTCGACTTTATTTTTACGGCATGTGAAAAGCAGCTCAACGGCAGCCATAACTCTTAATCGGAAAAGAGGTAAACATGCTAACGATTCAGCAGAAACAGCATTTTGAGACGTTTGGATTCCTTGTCCTGCGACAGCTATTTGCACTACAGGAGATTGACGTTATCCGTCGTGAGTCTGACGCAGTTTTGCGAGAAAACCGTCAAGGCAAGCCGTTCCCCGGAGAAAAGCGTCAAGCCATGATCCCGTTCTTCGAGTTGAATCCCCGACTCCAATGGCTCATTGAGGACGACCGCATCTACGCGCTAGGCGAAGACCTCCTCGGACCTGACTTCATCTTGAACGCTACCGAGGGCAACCTCCATGTCGGCAACACACAGTGGCACGGTGGGGGACTTGATCCAGAACCGGTGCCTCACATCAAGATAGCGTTCTACCTTGAGCCAAATACCAAAGACACAGGGGCGCTGCGTTTCATTCCGGGAACTCACAAATTAGAATTTAGGAAACGGATACAGCCGTTGACTGCCCAGCAGGATGATCCGACCGCGATGCCGTTTGGGGTTGCAGGCGTGGATGTGCCCAGCGTTGTCATCAAATCGCAGCCGGGCGATGTCATAATTTTTCCAGAAACATTATGGCATGGGGCGTTCGGCGGTCCACCGGGACGCTCCCAGCACGCCATCAGTTTCATGGCAAATCCCGTGACAGACGAACAGGTCGCCTACATAAAGGAACTATACGAAGGCTGGAACTATTCACTACATCCACCAGAGGAACTGGTCAACAGCAACCGTCCCCGACTCCGACGAATGGTCTCAAGGTTGGTCGAACTCGGTTTCGGTCCTCCGAAGCCGACACCACTGTTTATGTAAGGGTGTGGCGGTATCCACATCTCACGCTAAAATAAACCGCGACCTGCAAAGTGTCAACGATTTTAACCAAAGATTTTCTAAACCCGCGCATAGTCAAGCGAGCCCACAGCCATGAACACAACTCCCACCGAAACGACCCATAACTCTGACATTTCGCAGCAGCCTTCATTCCGCCATCTGCTGCAAGAGACAGATACATTTCTCACCTGTGTGGAGGTGGTAACCTCGCGCGGAACTATCACCGATCCTGATGGGGAACGGGTATTGGAACTAGCGCAAAAGCTGGCAGCTAATTCGCGCATACACGGTCTGAGTATTACCGACAATCCCGGCGGCAACGCCATGATTGGGCCCGACACCTTGGGGAGAGATCTCCTCTCTCGCGATCAGGAAGTGATTATCCACCTCTCCTGCAAAGACTGGAACCGCAACGCGCTTCAGAGCCGGGCGTGGCAGCTCGCCAGCGAAGGGTTTCACAATATCCTAGCGTTATCGGGTGATTACCCGATCGATGGGTATCGCGGTCAAGCGAGTCCCGTCTTTGATACCGATTCAGTGGGATTGTTGAAGATGTTCGCCGACATGAACGCCGGTATGACGGTAGGGGCAGGGAGAAGATCACAGGTGTTGGAACGCACCAATTTCTTTTTGGGCGCGGTGGTCAACAACCACAAACGTTACGAACGCGAGGTCATGCCGCAGTATTTCAAGCTAAAAAAGAAGATTGAGAACGGCGCTGCGTTCATCATCAACCAGATCGGATACGATTCACGCAAACAGGATGAATTGTTGAAATATATGGCAACTCACAATTTGGATGTCCCGGTGATTGGCAACGTCTACGTTCTCAGTCGACCCGCCGCCCGTTTTTTCAATAAGGGGAACATCCCCGGCGTGACCGTAACCGACCAGTTGCTTGATCTAGTCGAAAGAGAAGGAAAATCAAAGGACAAAGGCAAAGCCTTTCTCTTGGAGTTCGCCGCCAAACAGTGTGCCATCGCCAAAGGATTAGGCTATCGCGGGGTATACCTAGGCGGTCATCTACGCTATGCAGATTATGAGAAAATTCTGAAGATAGTAGACCGCTTTGGCGAGGGCGATTGGAAGGATTTTGCCAAGGAAATTAGCTTCCACTATCCCGACGAATTTTACTTCTTTGAACCGGAAACGGATACCGGACTCAGTTCAACCGAGATTAATCGCGAGTACCTCTTTTCAAAACGGACGGAAGGCTTGAAAGCTGCCAAAGGGGAAATTCCTTTGGGCTATAAGATCAACCGCACGGTGCACGACCAGATCTTTGAAAAGGGAAGCTGGGGATTCAATGTCGGTAAGCGGATCTCTCAGGCGATCGACGGGGCAAGCGAGGGTATAAAGAAAGCCATGCACGGTTTGGAACAAGCGGTTAAGGTCACTGCCTTTGACTGTCGCGACTGCGGAGACTGCTCACTGCCCGATATTGCGTATCTATGTCCCGAATCCCAGTGTGTGAAAAACCAGCGTAACGGACCGTGCGGCGGGACCCGTCAGGGCAAATGCGAAATTGGAGAGAAGGACTGTATTTGGGCAAGAGCTTATGACCGTCTCAAAGCCTATGGTGAAGAAGAAACGATGTTAGACGGTCCAGCGATTTTCAAGGACGGTGACCTCAACGGCACAAGTGCTTGGGGCAACACTTTTCTGCAGCGAGACCATCACGGCCAGAAAAAATCTGATAGCTAATGACGCGGCTGAATGCGGATTTCAATCGATGA is a genomic window of Candidatus Poribacteria bacterium containing:
- a CDS encoding NAD(P)-dependent oxidoreductase, with product IHTGEPPTDLPSDELKREQMLLDLATRGTHVLFSAGVEAGIKKFICASTLSIFNNYPDDVYITELWKPLPSPEIVEMTKYLGELTAREFAREHLVTVTGLRLGELVLEEAVQGETPNLAWLDIRDAAGAFRCVLNRDSSNSAWWAQRWAVYHICADIPNPKFLIDQARGTGYQPAHDFQSLYLKPSDSSG
- a CDS encoding NAD(P)-dependent oxidoreductase → MKKVLVLGASGNIAPYVTPDLEKDYDLYLSDIVPHPDGKPIINVDITSYPDVLDVCRGMDAIMNFAVLRDDPVVSFEVSTKGAYHVMKAAAELEIKKVVHTGPQSIRHAYDHEFDLDDVPRAPGVGYYGITKYLSMEICEIFSRTYDIQTVCFLFNGLGAKPTEHVTQGDFPPFTVVWEDLQHACRLALEIESVPGNFQSFNLLSYFAQGKYQVEKAKRILGFTPMGGLEDYFRRTTD
- a CDS encoding dihydrofolate reductase gives rise to the protein MRRIRYSVAISLDGYIAGPSGEFDWIIMDPDIDFAGISEQFDTYLLGRQTFEVTRGHGQTAISGGRTFVFSRTLRQSDYDDVTIVGENWRQVVQSLREEEGKDIWLFGGGALFRSLAEEGFVDTVEVAIIPIVLGGGIPLIAEPTAQIALTLKEHTVYKKTGIVWLVYAVNNANQP
- a CDS encoding FadR family transcriptional regulator gives rise to the protein MQEQEKLAMKEMKHDTRTSVSDGIVEQMVDLISRDVLKPGDRLPSERELCKRLGVGRSSLREALRSLAVMGIIDGRVGDGTFVSNSNKRYLEKTLQWGLLLDRKRVQDLIETRLMLESQTVFLAAQRVTAENIEAIEETLRGMEASIGQPEKYLEFDLQFHLTIARATQNSILYSLLSMIRGYLQEWIKGSLVEPSTTQTETRAELSLLEHQKILDALRKGEANQAQQAMTEHILSSSVDLQR
- a CDS encoding DUF4445 domain-containing protein, which gives rise to MSKEEYQKRLDKITELFSSMVNHADVQSMHRCPYKNRFDQCTAKFGCRNQRKPSSEGLVGKQGNVRGTPKEELLLCGGDDKIDYRTAWETEAAEGAFLDSEISYGVGTVTHGGKKHPLAAGKTIFDYADELAVQVPTSCFRTGQCHECIVEIKEGMGALRPRNEAESFLRENYRLACQAVVKDADVDIEFLPVRRTPKILTRTHEKPLQIDPLVTRREDVVYYNDEAVDKYRGHIYGLAIDLGTTTVVIDLVDLETGESVHVSSFENPQRFGGSDIMHRISYDGEFSGELRWAAINALNHEIQEMAKQLGFVRQEIYEIVVVGNSTMRDIFFKLDVQSIGQKPYQSIIEHQYHAGERETTSLIEKTRRLGIRANPKAQVYGLPLIGSHVGADVAADLVALDMASQKEVVMLVDVGTNTEVVVGHPERLIAASCPAGPAFEGGGIKYGMPGYDEAIESVRWIDGQVEYSTIGGVEPQGICGSGLIDLLAELRRHDQMTEMGVFGNRKTREIPIIPEHGITFSREDASNLAQAKAANYCGQFIVMRKFGINPADVSRLYLAGGFANYVDVRNAIEIGFLAPVDEDRIVKIGNAAVQGAKEVLLSRKKREAIERLVKGIEHVELETTSDFFEVFVEGCQFKPMPTEFV
- a CDS encoding phytanoyl-CoA dioxygenase family protein — its product is MLTIQQKQHFETFGFLVLRQLFALQEIDVIRRESDAVLRENRQGKPFPGEKRQAMIPFFELNPRLQWLIEDDRIYALGEDLLGPDFILNATEGNLHVGNTQWHGGGLDPEPVPHIKIAFYLEPNTKDTGALRFIPGTHKLEFRKRIQPLTAQQDDPTAMPFGVAGVDVPSVVIKSQPGDVIIFPETLWHGAFGGPPGRSQHAISFMANPVTDEQVAYIKELYEGWNYSLHPPEELVNSNRPRLRRMVSRLVELGFGPPKPTPLFM
- a CDS encoding methylenetetrahydrofolate reductase C-terminal domain-containing protein, producing MNTTPTETTHNSDISQQPSFRHLLQETDTFLTCVEVVTSRGTITDPDGERVLELAQKLAANSRIHGLSITDNPGGNAMIGPDTLGRDLLSRDQEVIIHLSCKDWNRNALQSRAWQLASEGFHNILALSGDYPIDGYRGQASPVFDTDSVGLLKMFADMNAGMTVGAGRRSQVLERTNFFLGAVVNNHKRYEREVMPQYFKLKKKIENGAAFIINQIGYDSRKQDELLKYMATHNLDVPVIGNVYVLSRPAARFFNKGNIPGVTVTDQLLDLVEREGKSKDKGKAFLLEFAAKQCAIAKGLGYRGVYLGGHLRYADYEKILKIVDRFGEGDWKDFAKEISFHYPDEFYFFEPETDTGLSSTEINREYLFSKRTEGLKAAKGEIPLGYKINRTVHDQIFEKGSWGFNVGKRISQAIDGASEGIKKAMHGLEQAVKVTAFDCRDCGDCSLPDIAYLCPESQCVKNQRNGPCGGTRQGKCEIGEKDCIWARAYDRLKAYGEEETMLDGPAIFKDGDLNGTSAWGNTFLQRDHHGQKKSDS